The following are encoded in a window of Pseudomonas sp. JQ170C genomic DNA:
- a CDS encoding WD40/YVTN/BNR-like repeat-containing protein, with the protein MKMPTVVRYGLALSLTCLLSPTFAATLPDRLERPARLTAKAQHGPLTDAQAVAGRVVMVGAEGHILVRQATGQVDQAKVPVDLLLTALYFVDDRQGWAVGHDGVVLHSEDGGATWTKQLDGRTLNALLLKWAQDEVDHLEATPGADETALDNARFALDDISAGADAGPSRPLLDVWFRSAREGWVVGAYGTVLHTTDGGNTWAYVPGLDNPDRLHLNAVLGLANGDLLIAGEGGKLYRRSAGQWQSQVLTPASLYNLVQLRDGQVLAMGFGGALFSSLDAGQHWRPLPLPTATSLYNAAQLPDNSVLFTGQAGLVHSTDMQHLQVLQPRNKAVWLSAALLPDGSLALVGNRGLRLLARDEFKEYVQ; encoded by the coding sequence ATGAAGATGCCTACCGTTGTTCGCTACGGCCTAGCCTTGAGCCTCACTTGCCTGCTGTCGCCCACCTTCGCGGCGACGTTACCGGACCGACTGGAACGCCCTGCCCGCCTGACAGCCAAGGCCCAGCATGGGCCGCTGACCGATGCCCAAGCGGTGGCGGGTCGCGTGGTCATGGTCGGCGCCGAGGGTCATATCCTGGTGCGCCAGGCCACCGGCCAGGTCGATCAGGCCAAGGTTCCGGTGGACCTGCTGCTGACTGCCCTGTACTTCGTCGACGATCGGCAGGGATGGGCGGTGGGTCACGACGGGGTGGTGCTGCACAGCGAGGATGGCGGCGCCACCTGGACCAAGCAATTGGACGGCCGAACCCTCAATGCCCTGCTGCTCAAATGGGCCCAGGACGAAGTGGATCACCTGGAGGCGACCCCAGGCGCCGATGAAACGGCGCTGGACAACGCCCGCTTTGCCCTCGATGACATCAGCGCCGGTGCCGACGCCGGCCCCTCGCGCCCATTGCTGGACGTCTGGTTTCGCAGTGCACGCGAAGGCTGGGTGGTCGGCGCCTACGGCACTGTCCTGCATACCACCGATGGCGGTAACACCTGGGCCTATGTCCCAGGCCTGGACAACCCCGACCGCCTGCACCTCAACGCCGTACTGGGACTCGCCAACGGCGACCTGCTGATCGCGGGAGAAGGCGGAAAGCTGTATCGCCGCTCTGCGGGCCAGTGGCAGTCACAGGTGCTGACCCCGGCCTCCCTCTACAACCTGGTGCAGTTGCGCGACGGCCAGGTCCTGGCGATGGGATTCGGTGGCGCGCTGTTTAGCAGCCTGGACGCTGGCCAGCACTGGCGGCCCCTCCCCCTGCCAACCGCCACCAGCCTCTACAACGCTGCGCAGCTGCCCGACAACAGTGTGCTGTTCACCGGCCAGGCCGGGCTGGTGCACAGCACTGACATGCAGCACTTGCAGGTCCTGCAGCCGCGCAACAAGGCCGTGTGGTTGAGTGCGGCGCTGTTGCCCGACGGCTCGCTGGCCCTTGTCGGCAACCGCGGATTGCGCCTGCTCGCGCGCGACGAGTTCAAGGAGTACGTGCAATGA
- a CDS encoding MFS transporter yields MLGIETGYRPKAAWTIAVLLAVMMLVNFLDKVVIGLVAVPMMAELQLSPAEFGLIGGALHWLFSLSAVLGGFLANHKPTRTLLLGMGLFWALVQLPMLFATSLWTIVACRVLLGIGEGPASPVATHALYKWFPDNKRSLPVALLHSGSAMGLLVAGLLIPWMSVHYGWRSNFAVLAAIGLVWCVAWYRLGREGQLDNVAAATPEAAVAQARIPYRRLLSDPTVIGNYLGHFAANWSLALTLTWVPAYLEKGLGMASLNAGRMFVVFVLVTTPLSLIMAWWSQRLLRRGLPSRLARGVFVSVCLILSGILAAALVLPGLSLAERIACLTLSGGLALVMYSIGPAMLAEVVPSGQRGSMLAIGNACGSLAGLAAPVITGFLVQNAEGINADGYAHGFMVCGAVLVSAGLIGLLTMNPQRSRNQLNTPTAAPLPHSSCGSC; encoded by the coding sequence ATGCTCGGCATCGAAACTGGCTACCGCCCGAAAGCCGCCTGGACCATCGCGGTACTGTTGGCGGTGATGATGTTGGTGAACTTCCTCGACAAGGTGGTCATCGGCCTGGTCGCTGTGCCGATGATGGCGGAGCTGCAGCTCAGTCCTGCAGAGTTCGGCCTGATCGGCGGCGCGCTGCACTGGTTGTTCTCCCTCTCGGCGGTGCTGGGCGGCTTTCTCGCCAATCACAAGCCGACCCGCACCCTGTTGCTCGGCATGGGCCTGTTCTGGGCCCTGGTGCAACTGCCGATGCTGTTTGCCACCTCGTTGTGGACCATCGTCGCCTGCCGGGTGCTGCTGGGGATCGGCGAAGGTCCGGCCTCACCGGTGGCCACCCACGCCCTGTACAAGTGGTTCCCCGACAACAAGCGCAGCCTGCCGGTGGCCTTGCTGCATTCGGGCAGCGCCATGGGCTTGCTGGTGGCCGGCCTGCTGATCCCGTGGATGAGCGTGCATTACGGTTGGCGCAGCAACTTCGCCGTGCTCGCGGCCATCGGCCTGGTCTGGTGCGTCGCCTGGTACCGGCTGGGCAGGGAAGGGCAGTTGGACAATGTTGCCGCGGCCACGCCCGAAGCTGCCGTGGCGCAGGCGCGCATCCCGTACCGGCGCCTGCTCAGCGACCCGACCGTGATCGGCAACTACCTTGGCCACTTCGCCGCCAACTGGTCGCTGGCGTTGACCCTGACCTGGGTGCCGGCCTATCTGGAGAAGGGCCTGGGCATGGCCTCGCTGAATGCCGGGCGGATGTTCGTGGTGTTCGTGCTGGTGACCACGCCGTTGAGCCTGATCATGGCCTGGTGGTCGCAGCGCCTGTTGCGCCGGGGCCTGCCGTCGCGGCTGGCGCGTGGGGTGTTCGTCTCGGTGTGCCTGATCCTCAGTGGCATTCTCGCCGCCGCCCTGGTACTGCCGGGGTTGTCGCTGGCCGAACGCATCGCCTGTCTGACCTTGAGCGGCGGCCTGGCGCTGGTGATGTACTCGATTGGTCCGGCGATGCTTGCCGAAGTGGTGCCCAGCGGCCAGCGTGGCAGCATGCTTGCCATCGGTAATGCCTGCGGGTCATTGGCGGGGCTGGCGGCACCGGTGATCACCGGCTTTCTGGTGCAGAACGCCGAAGGAATCAACGCTGACGGCTATGCCCACGGCTTCATGGTCTGTGGCGCGGTGCTGGTCAGCGCCGGGCTGATCGGCCTGCTGACCATGAACCCGCAGCGCTCGCGCAATCAGCTCAACACCCCGACGGCGGCGCCGCTCCCTCACTCCTCTTGCGGCTCCTGCTGA
- a CDS encoding DUF1329 domain-containing protein, whose amino-acid sequence MNTTLLRAAALGSFLSLASHAALAQVSSADLDRLGQDLTPTGGEKAASADGSIPAWTGGLTQAPAGFAPGQGYVDPFASEKPLYTVTAANLKQYAAHLTPGYRAMLQKYPDFSMPVYPSHRTAALPQSEYAQIRQEAASVSLANGGNGLTGYEKSSVPFPLPTSGVEVLFNHFVRYRTGGYLYYPTEMVVQSNGSFTPIRREVKAVMASAMGNPEPNRLYYYLGKVTSPESVAGSQTLIHEPIDQTGEARLAWTYNPGQRRVLRAPEAAYDSPLGTSDGLRTYDTIDLYNGATDKYDWKLVGKKEMLVPYNTYKLASRALKYKDILQPNHLNQDLLRYEMHRVWVVEASLKPGERHIYAKRVFYVDEDSWGILGADLYDGRGELWRVQEAHSLQRYDVLSAIHVSEVVYDLQARRYVAYGLENEERSTRFGLTAKLADFSPSALRRSGR is encoded by the coding sequence ATGAATACCACTCTGCTTCGCGCTGCTGCCCTGGGCAGCTTCCTCAGCCTGGCCAGCCACGCCGCCCTCGCCCAGGTGAGCAGCGCCGACCTGGACCGCCTGGGCCAGGACCTCACCCCCACCGGCGGCGAAAAAGCCGCCAGCGCCGACGGCAGCATCCCCGCCTGGACCGGTGGCCTGACCCAGGCGCCTGCCGGTTTCGCCCCCGGCCAGGGCTATGTCGATCCGTTTGCCAGCGAGAAACCGCTGTACACCGTCACCGCTGCCAACCTCAAGCAGTACGCGGCGCACCTTACCCCGGGCTACCGGGCGATGCTGCAGAAGTACCCGGACTTCAGCATGCCGGTGTATCCCAGCCATCGCACCGCGGCGCTGCCGCAGAGCGAATACGCGCAAATCCGTCAAGAGGCGGCCAGCGTCAGCCTGGCCAACGGCGGCAATGGCCTGACGGGCTACGAGAAGAGCAGTGTGCCCTTCCCCCTTCCCACGTCCGGCGTGGAAGTGCTGTTCAACCACTTCGTGCGCTACCGCACCGGGGGCTATCTGTACTACCCCACCGAGATGGTGGTGCAAAGCAATGGCAGCTTCACCCCGATCCGTCGTGAAGTAAAAGCGGTGATGGCCTCGGCCATGGGTAACCCCGAGCCCAACCGTCTCTACTACTACCTGGGCAAGGTGACCTCGCCGGAAAGCGTCGCCGGTAGCCAGACCCTGATCCACGAACCCATCGACCAGACCGGCGAAGCCCGCCTGGCCTGGACCTACAACCCCGGCCAGCGCCGCGTGCTGCGGGCGCCAGAAGCCGCCTATGACTCACCGCTGGGCACCTCCGACGGCTTGCGCACCTACGACACCATTGATCTGTACAACGGCGCCACGGACAAGTACGACTGGAAGCTGGTGGGCAAGAAAGAAATGCTGGTGCCTTACAACACCTACAAGCTGGCCAGCCGCGCCCTCAAGTACAAGGACATCCTCCAGCCCAACCACCTCAACCAGGACCTGCTGCGCTACGAGATGCACCGTGTCTGGGTCGTTGAAGCCAGCCTGAAACCGGGCGAACGGCATATCTATGCCAAGCGGGTGTTCTACGTCGATGAAGACAGCTGGGGCATCCTGGGCGCCGACCTGTACGACGGCCGTGGCGAGCTGTGGCGGGTTCAGGAGGCGCATAGCCTGCAGCGCTACGACGTGCTCTCGGCCATCCATGTCAGCGAAGTGGTCTACGACCTGCAAGCGCGTCGCTACGTGGCCTACGGCCTGGAAAACGAAGAGCGCAGCACGCGGTTTGGCCTGACCGCCAAACTGGCTGACTTCAGCCCATCGGCCCTGCGTCGTTCGGGACGCTGA
- a CDS encoding serine hydrolase domain-containing protein codes for MSRIPAERAPVITVCKRLLPALLLGLVSSQALAASDTSDPIRLGVMQGFPPAADKRVTKQNAFEMPNLRWALRNARAITPTTGIRRAPSPLALPQGDSVELDRLHFTVGEQSLPLPDYLRATFTDGFIVLHRGKVVYERYLDSFAPEQAHIWASMTKSVTGLLAAGLIAEGKLSPDAKLSSYVPELAGTPFGEATLQQNLDMQVEAVYPAKVPPDIGLFAAAGIVPRQPDMPDNIYSFLQAATLPAQASATPVWYYQNGSPEAVAWAIRRVTGKSWSTLVSERIWSQFAEDDAYSQVDALGTEMASGGMSSTLRDAARFAEAIRLALHKPAASSPFAHAVHLALQPNDNQALIARSPKAKDRAGYAYRDYWYQKNDGDGSIEASGRFGQRIYINPKRELVIVKMSSAPDMAPRATSASAAPATSRQAADTTAAFNSMVAALLPALM; via the coding sequence ATGAGTCGCATCCCCGCTGAACGTGCACCCGTCATTACTGTTTGCAAGCGACTGCTGCCCGCGCTGCTGCTGGGGCTTGTCAGCAGCCAGGCCCTGGCCGCCAGCGACACCAGTGACCCGATCCGCCTGGGTGTGATGCAAGGCTTCCCCCCGGCCGCCGACAAGCGCGTCACCAAACAGAACGCGTTCGAGATGCCCAACCTGCGCTGGGCCCTGCGCAACGCCCGGGCGATCACGCCCACCACCGGTATCCGCCGCGCCCCCAGCCCATTGGCCCTGCCGCAGGGCGACAGCGTCGAACTCGATCGCTTGCACTTCACCGTCGGCGAACAATCGCTGCCGCTGCCCGACTACCTGCGTGCGACCTTCACCGATGGCTTTATCGTCCTGCACCGCGGCAAGGTGGTGTACGAGCGCTACCTCGACTCGTTCGCGCCTGAACAAGCCCATATCTGGGCCTCGATGACCAAGTCGGTGACCGGCCTGCTCGCCGCCGGCCTGATTGCCGAAGGCAAGCTGTCCCCCGACGCCAAGCTGTCCAGCTATGTGCCGGAGCTGGCCGGTACACCGTTCGGCGAAGCCACGCTGCAGCAGAACCTGGACATGCAGGTCGAAGCGGTATACCCGGCCAAGGTGCCGCCCGACATCGGCCTGTTCGCCGCCGCCGGCATCGTCCCGCGTCAGCCGGACATGCCCGACAACATCTACAGCTTTCTGCAGGCCGCAACGCTGCCCGCACAGGCCAGTGCCACCCCGGTCTGGTACTACCAGAACGGCTCCCCCGAAGCAGTGGCCTGGGCCATTCGCCGGGTCACCGGCAAGAGCTGGTCGACCCTGGTGTCGGAGCGCATCTGGTCGCAGTTCGCCGAAGACGACGCCTACAGCCAGGTCGATGCCCTGGGCACCGAAATGGCCAGCGGCGGCATGAGCAGCACCCTGCGCGATGCCGCGCGCTTTGCCGAAGCCATTCGCCTGGCCTTGCACAAGCCCGCCGCCAGTTCCCCCTTTGCGCACGCCGTACACCTGGCACTGCAACCCAACGACAACCAGGCCTTGATTGCCCGCAGCCCCAAGGCCAAGGACCGCGCCGGCTACGCCTACCGCGATTACTGGTACCAGAAGAACGATGGCGATGGCTCGATCGAAGCCAGTGGACGCTTTGGCCAACGCATCTATATCAACCCCAAGCGCGAGCTGGTGATCGTCAAGATGTCTTCGGCACCTGACATGGCGCCACGCGCCACCAGCGCCAGCGCCGCCCCGGCCACCTCGCGCCAGGCGGCGGACACCACGGCCGCGTTCAACAGCATGGTCGCCGCGCTGCTCCCTGCGCTGATGTAG
- a CDS encoding AMP-binding protein — protein sequence MNLGKILSRSARYWPHNEAVVDSRQRLTYAQLEARTNRLASGLLKLGLAPGAHVAILAMNRVELVEAEVAFYKAAMVKVPINARLSPEEIVRVLNDSRSEAVITGSAPAQALAANRKALPHLKWIIVLADEGGDIPYREVLDLGDERTFNSDPDDDDLAVLHYTSGSSGVLKAAMLSFGNRKALVRKSLASPVRGAGPDDVMAHVGPITHASGMQIMPLLAVGACNLLIERYDDELLLRTIEQERVTRLFLVPAMVNRLVNVEGVERFDLSSLRLVMYGAAPMAPALVERAIDVFGPILAQGYGAGETCSLVTVLTEQDHLVSGGDTRLLSSCGRCYFETDLRVVNEAFEDIQPGEIGEIVVKGDDIMKGYWQAPELTAEVMKDGYYLTGDLATVDALGYVFIVDRKKEMIISGGFNIYPTEVEQVLYQMQEVFEAAVVGVPDEQWGEAVKAVVVLKPGARLDEAQVMAYCAEHLAGFKKPRSVDFIDELPKNPNGKVVRRMVRDGYWKNSQRKI from the coding sequence GTGAACCTCGGAAAGATACTGAGCCGAAGTGCGCGTTACTGGCCGCATAACGAGGCGGTTGTCGACAGCCGCCAGCGCCTGACGTACGCGCAGCTCGAAGCCCGCACCAACCGCCTGGCCTCGGGCTTGCTGAAACTGGGCCTGGCGCCCGGCGCCCATGTGGCGATCCTGGCGATGAACCGCGTCGAGCTGGTCGAGGCGGAGGTGGCGTTCTACAAGGCGGCGATGGTCAAGGTGCCGATCAATGCACGCCTGTCGCCAGAAGAAATCGTTCGCGTGCTCAACGATTCGCGCAGTGAGGCGGTGATCACCGGCAGTGCGCCGGCCCAGGCCCTGGCGGCCAACCGCAAGGCGCTGCCGCACCTGAAATGGATCATCGTGCTGGCTGATGAAGGCGGTGACATTCCTTACCGCGAAGTGCTCGACCTTGGCGATGAGCGCACCTTCAACAGCGATCCCGACGACGATGACCTGGCGGTGCTGCACTACACCTCGGGCAGCTCCGGGGTGCTCAAGGCGGCGATGCTGAGCTTCGGCAACCGCAAGGCCCTGGTGCGCAAGAGTCTCGCCAGCCCGGTGCGTGGCGCCGGCCCCGACGATGTCATGGCCCACGTCGGCCCCATTACCCATGCCAGCGGCATGCAGATCATGCCGCTGCTGGCGGTGGGAGCCTGCAATCTGTTGATCGAACGCTACGACGATGAATTGCTGCTGCGCACCATCGAGCAGGAGCGGGTGACGCGCTTGTTCCTGGTGCCGGCGATGGTCAATCGCCTGGTCAATGTCGAGGGCGTGGAACGCTTCGACCTGAGCAGCCTGCGCCTGGTCATGTACGGCGCCGCCCCCATGGCTCCGGCGCTGGTGGAGCGTGCCATCGACGTCTTCGGGCCGATCCTGGCCCAGGGCTATGGTGCCGGCGAAACCTGTTCACTGGTGACCGTGCTGACCGAGCAGGATCACCTGGTCAGCGGCGGCGATACGCGTTTGTTGTCGTCTTGCGGGCGCTGCTATTTCGAGACGGACCTGCGGGTGGTCAACGAGGCGTTCGAGGACATCCAGCCCGGCGAAATCGGCGAGATCGTGGTCAAGGGCGACGACATCATGAAGGGCTACTGGCAAGCGCCGGAGCTGACCGCCGAAGTGATGAAGGACGGCTACTACCTCACCGGCGACCTGGCCACGGTCGATGCGCTGGGCTACGTGTTCATCGTCGATCGCAAGAAGGAAATGATCATTTCCGGCGGCTTCAACATCTATCCCACCGAAGTCGAACAAGTGCTCTATCAGATGCAGGAGGTGTTCGAGGCCGCCGTGGTTGGCGTGCCGGACGAGCAGTGGGGCGAGGCGGTGAAAGCGGTGGTGGTACTCAAGCCGGGCGCCCGTCTTGATGAGGCCCAGGTCATGGCCTATTGCGCCGAGCACCTGGCCGGTTTCAAGAAGCCGCGCAGCGTCGACTTCATCGATGAACTGCCAAAAAACCCCAATGGTAAGGTCGTGCGCCGCATGGTTCGCGATGGTTACTGGAAAAACAGTCAGCGCAAGATCTGA
- a CDS encoding acyl-CoA dehydrogenase family protein: MIEPSEKAKRVIAQLQAFIRDEIIPLEKKEQLQWGEAHPRAILADVWKRSCELGFYNVMLPESLGGAGLSVVDLCAVKEAAILTGSMLAPHVLGELSGPPRIGHLFKVASPVQVEKFLQPVCRAEKAVCFALTEAEAGSDASAIKTSARLDGDHYVLNGAKRYISGAPYADFAVLLAVTGPGQGAAGISAFFVDLKGPGVQVDSDYQVMSGGGSHGNIELKEVRVPVENRIGDEGAGFKLAMGRITLNRLLHCPTMLGMAGLALNLSIDYARTRTQFGKPIAMFQAVNHMIADMATELLAARSMMYATAALNDAGGDIRTQAPMCKLYASEAAFRIVDRAVQVHGGAGLIRGNPVEWMFRATRMMRILTGTSEIQRNTIAKGILMPG; this comes from the coding sequence ATGATTGAGCCAAGCGAAAAAGCCAAACGCGTCATCGCCCAACTGCAAGCCTTTATCCGCGATGAAATCATCCCGCTGGAAAAGAAAGAGCAGCTGCAATGGGGGGAAGCGCACCCCAGGGCGATTCTTGCCGATGTCTGGAAGCGCTCCTGTGAGTTGGGCTTCTACAACGTCATGCTGCCGGAGAGTCTCGGGGGTGCGGGCCTGAGCGTGGTTGACCTGTGTGCGGTCAAGGAGGCGGCGATTCTGACCGGCTCGATGCTGGCGCCCCATGTGCTGGGCGAACTGAGCGGCCCGCCACGCATCGGCCACCTGTTCAAGGTGGCAAGCCCGGTGCAGGTGGAGAAGTTCCTGCAGCCGGTGTGCCGGGCCGAGAAGGCGGTGTGTTTTGCCTTGACCGAAGCCGAAGCCGGCTCCGATGCCAGCGCGATCAAAACCAGCGCACGGCTGGATGGCGACCACTATGTGCTCAATGGCGCCAAGCGCTACATCTCCGGTGCGCCTTATGCCGACTTTGCCGTGTTGCTGGCAGTGACCGGGCCGGGGCAGGGCGCCGCCGGTATCTCGGCGTTCTTCGTCGACCTCAAGGGCCCGGGTGTGCAGGTCGACTCGGACTACCAGGTGATGTCCGGCGGTGGCAGCCACGGCAATATCGAGCTCAAGGAGGTGCGTGTGCCGGTGGAGAACCGCATCGGTGACGAAGGTGCCGGCTTCAAGCTGGCCATGGGGCGCATCACCCTCAACCGGCTGCTGCATTGCCCGACCATGCTGGGCATGGCCGGCCTGGCCCTGAACCTGTCGATCGACTATGCCCGCACTCGCACCCAGTTCGGCAAGCCGATCGCGATGTTCCAGGCGGTCAACCACATGATTGCCGACATGGCCACCGAACTGCTGGCGGCGCGCAGCATGATGTACGCCACCGCCGCGCTCAACGATGCCGGTGGCGACATCCGCACCCAGGCGCCGATGTGCAAGCTGTACGCCTCGGAGGCGGCCTTCCGGATCGTCGACCGTGCCGTGCAGGTGCACGGAGGCGCCGGTCTGATTCGCGGTAATCCGGTGGAGTGGATGTTCCGTGCCACGCGGATGATGCGTATCCTGACCGGCACCAGCGAGATCCAGCGCAATACCATCGCCAAGGGCATTCTCATGCCTGGCTGA
- a CDS encoding LysR family transcriptional regulator yields the protein MDLRDLEYIIAVQQCGTVGKGAERLGITQPSLTKAVRRVERQLGVMLFERTSTGMRLTQAGEQFLIRARRLSRDFDDAMAEMRSIRSGEQGGVRLGYTPSLPDALVVASCRRLLRERPAARLRMRRRLASELLELLRNGEIDVAVMPISADTEDFDTQLLYEDCLAVVADAEHPLAARKHVQLSDLHDQQWLLPEGHIRIRQALDNAFIKQGLAPPALRIEADFSSEALFGLIVGTPTLTLSRCGRMTQSAGLVPLNLELGGVDLRRRIGLVTRPGGYLSPVCKRLVELFQDEACESNLQEWL from the coding sequence ATGGACTTGCGTGATCTGGAATACATCATTGCGGTTCAGCAATGTGGAACGGTGGGAAAGGGGGCGGAGCGACTGGGGATCACCCAGCCTTCATTGACCAAAGCAGTCCGTCGGGTCGAACGGCAACTGGGGGTGATGCTGTTCGAGCGGACGTCCACGGGCATGCGCCTGACCCAGGCCGGGGAGCAGTTTTTGATCCGTGCCCGGCGTTTGAGCCGGGATTTCGACGATGCCATGGCCGAGATGCGCAGCATCCGCAGCGGCGAGCAGGGCGGGGTGCGCCTGGGCTATACGCCGTCGCTGCCCGATGCGCTGGTGGTCGCCAGTTGCCGTCGCTTGCTGCGCGAGCGTCCGGCAGCGCGCTTGCGCATGCGCCGGCGCCTGGCCAGTGAACTGCTGGAGCTGCTGCGCAACGGTGAGATCGACGTGGCCGTGATGCCGATTTCGGCCGATACCGAAGACTTCGATACCCAGCTGCTGTACGAAGATTGCCTGGCGGTGGTGGCCGATGCCGAGCACCCATTGGCGGCCCGGAAACACGTGCAGTTGAGCGACCTGCACGATCAACAGTGGTTGCTCCCCGAGGGCCATATCCGTATTCGCCAGGCGCTGGACAACGCCTTCATCAAGCAAGGCCTGGCGCCCCCGGCCCTGCGCATCGAGGCCGACTTCAGCAGCGAAGCGTTGTTTGGGCTGATTGTCGGCACGCCGACGCTCACCCTGTCGCGCTGTGGCCGCATGACCCAAAGCGCGGGGCTTGTGCCCCTGAACCTGGAGCTGGGCGGCGTCGACTTGCGCCGACGCATCGGCCTGGTTACCCGCCCGGGTGGCTACCTGTCACCCGTGTGCAAACGCCTGGTCGAGCTGTTCCAGGACGAAGCCTGCGAGAGCAACCTTCAGGAGTGGCTGTAG
- a CDS encoding DUF1302 domain-containing protein, giving the protein MSSPRARHTTHKRPLATFLLTPLACALCSYASAGEFHWGEVSGRYNGSLSVGGLWSAEKPSADNIFQGNADAIGYGHPGEFNASGGRTGDDGRLNFRKRNLVSSPITLLGEMELNWRNYGAFIRGKAWYDYTLSNREVDFGHSSNGYKANSKLDDSHFDELAKFQGLALLDAYVFGDFNIADHPLNARVGNQVINWGEGLYFQNGINAINPIDVAALRRPGSQVKEALLPVPMLYGNLGLTDNLNLEAFYQLQWRRTVLEGCGTYFSTNDFIPEGCFGVPRGGANDPVSFANDLIIQRAGDNEPSNAGQFGLALRYFADRIDTEFGAYAMNIHSRTPYSSLLTDLRPGPGAGWLPGQQATNGRYFADFPEDIRIFGLSFSTNLWGTSVFGEYSFRPNQPVQLATGDLIPAFAGNPGQLGQLIGEDITLGQDAINATPGSAYNGYDRRKISQLSLGAIKSIPQVLGADSLNLIGEVGMKYMHDLPGLDERRYARPDTYGSDLSAGNARGCALGVSEAKYRKLGCSSDGYTSTFSWGYRLRAQLNYPGLVAGANVSPFIAFGQDIKGWSYDGVFSEDRLLGSVGAKFDYLQKYSAELSWSGSGNTPFAATDKDFVSLSLRMGF; this is encoded by the coding sequence ATGAGCTCCCCCCGAGCCCGTCACACAACACACAAACGTCCGTTGGCCACGTTCCTGCTGACACCCTTGGCCTGCGCCCTGTGCAGCTATGCCAGTGCGGGTGAATTCCACTGGGGCGAAGTCAGCGGTCGCTACAACGGCAGCCTGAGCGTCGGCGGCCTGTGGAGTGCCGAAAAGCCCAGCGCCGACAACATCTTCCAGGGCAACGCCGATGCCATCGGTTATGGCCACCCAGGGGAGTTCAACGCCAGCGGCGGACGCACCGGCGACGATGGCCGCCTGAACTTTCGCAAGCGCAACCTGGTGTCCTCACCCATTACCTTGCTTGGCGAGATGGAGCTGAACTGGCGCAACTACGGCGCCTTCATTCGCGGCAAGGCCTGGTACGACTACACCTTGAGCAATCGCGAGGTGGACTTCGGCCATTCCTCCAACGGCTACAAGGCCAACAGCAAACTGGACGACAGCCACTTCGACGAACTGGCCAAGTTCCAGGGCCTGGCCTTGCTCGACGCCTATGTGTTCGGCGACTTCAACATCGCCGATCACCCGCTCAACGCACGGGTCGGCAACCAGGTGATCAACTGGGGCGAAGGCCTGTACTTTCAGAACGGCATCAACGCCATCAACCCGATCGACGTCGCCGCCCTGCGCCGGCCGGGTTCGCAGGTCAAGGAAGCGTTGCTGCCGGTGCCCATGCTGTACGGGAACCTCGGCCTCACCGACAACCTCAACCTGGAGGCGTTCTACCAACTGCAATGGCGCCGCACGGTGCTCGAAGGCTGCGGCACCTACTTCTCGACCAATGACTTCATCCCCGAAGGGTGTTTTGGCGTGCCACGGGGTGGCGCCAATGACCCGGTCAGCTTTGCCAACGACCTGATCATCCAGCGCGCCGGCGACAACGAGCCCTCCAACGCCGGCCAGTTCGGCCTGGCCCTGCGCTACTTTGCCGACCGTATCGATACCGAGTTCGGGGCCTATGCGATGAACATTCATTCGCGCACCCCCTACTCCAGCCTGCTCACCGACCTGCGTCCGGGGCCTGGCGCGGGTTGGCTGCCGGGCCAGCAAGCCACCAACGGTCGTTACTTTGCCGATTTTCCGGAAGACATCCGCATCTTCGGCCTGAGCTTTTCCACGAACCTGTGGGGCACCTCGGTGTTCGGCGAATACAGCTTTCGCCCCAACCAACCCGTGCAACTGGCCACCGGTGACCTGATTCCGGCCTTTGCCGGCAACCCCGGCCAGCTCGGTCAACTGATCGGTGAAGACATCACCCTTGGCCAGGATGCGATCAACGCCACGCCGGGCTCGGCCTACAACGGCTATGACCGCCGCAAGATTTCGCAGCTGTCGCTGGGTGCGATCAAATCCATTCCCCAGGTACTGGGTGCCGACAGCCTCAACCTGATCGGCGAAGTGGGCATGAAGTACATGCACGATCTGCCGGGGCTCGACGAGCGCCGCTATGCCCGTCCCGACACCTATGGCTCGGACCTGTCCGCCGGCAACGCCCGGGGCTGTGCGCTGGGTGTCAGCGAGGCCAAGTACCGCAAGCTCGGCTGTTCCAGCGACGGCTACACCAGCACGTTCTCCTGGGGGTACCGGCTGCGTGCGCAGTTGAACTACCCGGGGCTGGTTGCCGGCGCCAACGTCTCCCCCTTCATCGCCTTTGGCCAGGACATCAAGGGCTGGTCGTACGACGGCGTGTTCTCCGAGGACCGCCTGTTGGGGTCGGTGGGGGCCAAGTTCGATTACCTGCAGAAATATTCTGCAGAGCTGTCCTGGTCCGGTAGCGGCAACACCCCCTTCGCCGCCACCGACAAGGATTTTGTTTCCCTCAGCCTGCGCATGGGTTTCTAA